In Cercospora beticola chromosome 3, complete sequence, the following proteins share a genomic window:
- the ACU8 gene encoding Acetyl-CoA hydrolase — MPYPHNPAEQHRPQITRLAALEHCGPHATRYEAATDIIRLLETGKVCFYLSSDITCCADSRPIWSGFTGVGYPKKVPTALAEHVEKNKLQGKLKYNLFVGASSGAETENRWARNNMIERRAPHQVGKEIAKGINNGNINFFDKHLSMFPVDLMYGYYTKHKENNRLDVAIVEASAITEDGGIIPGASVGASPEIIQMADKIVIEVNTASPNLEGLHDITMTDLPPRRKPYLVMSPEDRIGTPHIPVDPERVVAIVESDYADQTQPNAPEDDNSKAIAHHLIEFLKHEVNHGRLPQNLLPIQSGIGNIANAVVGGLASGGADFKNLKVWTEVLQDSFLDLFDSGNLDFATATSIRFSPDGFHRFYERYQDYAPKLLLRSQQVSNSPEIIRRLGVIGMNTPVEVDIYAHANSTCVMGSRMLNGLGGSADFLRSSKYSIMHTPSTRPSKTDPTGVSCIVPMCTHVDQTEHDLDVIVTEQGFADVRGMSPKERAREIIKKCAHPDYYPILKDYFDKAEFECLKKGWGHEPHLLWNAFDMHKHLNEHGTMKLPKWKD, encoded by the exons ATGCCGTATCCGCACAATCCCGCAGAGCAGCATCGACCGCAAATTACCCGGCTGGCTGCTCTTGAGCATTGTGGACCTCATGCGACACGGTACGAAGCTGCCACAGACATCATACGTCTGTTGGAAACTGGTAA GGTTTGTTTCTACCTTTCCTCGGACATCACCTGCTGTGCTGACTCCCGCCCCATATGGTCTGGCTTCACGGGTGTGGGCTATCCCAAAAAGGTCCCGACTGCATTGGCCGAGCATGTCGAGAAGAACAAATTGCAGGGCAAGCTCAAATACAACCTCTTCGTTGGAGCTTCCAGTGGAGCAGAGACGGAGAACAGATGGGCTCGCAACAATATGATTGAGCGGAGAGCTCCGCATCAGGTGGGTAAAGAGATCGCAAAAGGCATCAACAATGGCAACATCAACTTCTTCGACAAGCACTTGTCCATGTTTCCGGTGGACCTGATGTATGGCTATTACACAAAGCACAAGGAGAACAACAGGTTGGACGTGGCCATCGTGGAAGCTTCGGCAATCACAGAAGATGGCGGCATTATTCCTGGAGCTTCAGTGGGTGCCTCTCCTGAGATCATACAAATGGCCGATAAGATTGTCATTGAGGTCAATACGGCATCGCCAAATCTTGAAGGCCTCCACGACATTACCATGACAGATTTGCCGCCGAGGAGGAAGCCGTACCTGGTCATGTCTCCGGAAGATCGTATCGGCACCCCGCACATTCCCGTTGATCCTGAGCGCGTTGTGGCTATCGTGGAGTCGGATTATGCGGATCAGACGCAACCCAATGCTCCAGAGGACGACAATTCAAAAGCTATCGCACACCATTTGATCGAATTCCTCAAGCATGAGGTCAATCATGGACGACTTCCGCAGAATCTGTTGCCCATCCAGTCCGGAATCGGCAACATCGCAAATGCGGTAGTGGGTGGGCTGGCAAGTGGAGGAGCGGATTTCAAGAACCTGAAAGTCTGGACGGAAGTGCTTCAGGATTCGTTCTTAGACCTCTTCGATTCCGGAAACCTGGACTTTGCGACTGCGACCTCGATTCGATTTTCCCCAGACGGCTTCCACCGCTTCTACGAGCGATACCAGGACTATGCACCCAAGCTTCTGTTGCGAAGCCAGCAAGTGTCGAACTCGCCTGAGATTATCCGCAGACTGGGTGTCATTGGCATGAACACCCCTGTGGAGGTGGACATTTACGCTCACGCGAATTCCACTTGTGTCATGGGCTCCCGTATGCTGAACGGACTGGGTGGCAGCGCCGATTTCCTTCGATCATCAAAATACTCCATCATGCACACTCCTTCCACGCGACCTTCGAAGACCGATCCCACAGGCGTCAGCTGCATTGTACCGATGTGCACGCACGTTGACCAGACCGAGCACGACCTCGACGTGATTGTAACAGAGCAAGGTTTTGCAGATGTCCGAGGCATGTCACCCAAAGAAAGAGCTAGGGAGATCATCAAGAAGTGTGCACACCCTGATTACTACCCGATTCTCAAGGACTACTTCGACAAGGCGGAATTTGAATGCTTGAAAAAGGGCTGGGGACATGAGCCGCACTTGTTGTGGAACGCTTTTGATATGCATAAGCATTTGAATGAGCATGGGACGATGAAGCTGCCGAAATGGAAGGATTAG
- the ISC1_1 gene encoding phospholipase C type enzyme yields MAVSFRQMLGVTPSTASPHDSTLVIIDAQNEYAEGQLQVTNVRESRRVIASLLEKYRGGGGRVVHVVHKVPAGAPIFTPDTKLAEEFEELQAKSGEKVIQKQHPSAFADTGLHEYLGGNGEAKLVLTGYMAHVCVSTTARDAARLGYEVLVAEDGCGDRDIPGASGAEVTKNVMVELGDAFATIVQSSDIS; encoded by the exons ATGGCGGTGTCATTTCGTCAGATGCTCGGGGTCACACCATCTACAGCATCGCCCCACGACAGCAcactcgtcatcatcgatgcGCAGAACGAATACGCGGAAGGTCAGCTCCAAGTGACTAACGTGCGTGAGAGTCGCAGGGTCATCGCCTCGCTGCTGGAAAAGTATCGTGGCGGCGGGGGCAGAGTCGTGCACGTCGTACACAAGGTGCCTGCCGGGGCCCCCATCTTCACGCCCGACACGAAGCTCGCGGAGGAGTTCGAGGAGCTTCAGGCGAAGTCTGGGGAGAAGGTGATTCAAAAGCAGCACCCGAGCGCGTTTGCAGACACGGGACTGCACGAGTACCTCGGCGGCAACGGAGAGGCCAAGCTCGTGTTGACGGGATACATG GCACACGTCTGCGTGTCGACAACCGCCCGCGATGCAGCACGCTTGGGCTACGAGGTGCTGGTGGCGGAAGATGGCTGTGGTGACCGCGACATCCCGGGGGCGTCGGGGGCTGAAGTGACGAAGAATGTCATGGTCGAACTGGGCGATGCGTTTGCAACGATTGTGCAGAGCAGCGACATATCGTAG